Part of the Candidatus Latescibacter sp. genome is shown below.
AATCCGAACACTTTCTTTTCGAGGGTTTTCAATTTCATCACCGGTCACCACCAGCACATCGAGATCGCTGTCATTATTCATGGTACCCTGTACATATGAGCCAAAAAGAATGAGTTTTCGAGGTTTGCTGACCTCGATGATTCTCTCTATTACAGTCTGAACTTTTTGCGGGGTTACCGCCCAGGAAGGATTCATATATACTCCCATCGACTCGGTTTGTTTAATCTATTTCGCCACTAGCCTGAGCATCTCTCCCGGTTTCGTCTTGATCAGGAATGTACCTCCGGAAAGCATCTCATTCCCGGACTGTCGCTCCAGGATTGCACCGGTCTTCCAGGGTGATATCAGGGAAAGCGGCTGCCCGGCCTCGCTCTGCACCTCGATCCATTGCACCTTTCCCCCGCTTTTACGGGCGCTGACAAGGAAAGCCCCTACAGTCCGCAGGGATTTGAACTCCGCATTTTTCCCGTCCGGCCAGTTTGGGAAGAGCCGGAGCACCCCATTGTAGCTCTGGAGCAGGCACTCGTTGATCACCAGAGGCAGGGAAAAATTCTCGAACCATATCCCCATCGGCGCCATGAAATCGAATGGTGTGTCGTTGGTATAGCGGCCATGGATCTGGAGCACCTTATCGGTGCAGGTTCCGTCGGGAAGAAGACAGTATTCGATCTGCCGCTTGAATTTTTCAAGGTCCAGAAGCCCCAACCGCGCTGCCTGCACATTCAGGAACACCAGGTCGTTGCCGCCCTCGTTCTGCTGGCTGCGGAACGTGTTGGCAGCAACCTGGTATTCTTCCGGAGAGGAATGAAGGCCGTGCTGGTCTCCCGGGAACACGGTCATCAGGCTGGCCGGGACATTATACACAATTTCCGGGTCCTCTCCTTTTACCGAAACGAAGACCTCGCCTCGTGAGGATTGGGCTTTCGGGTAATCGGGGAAACGGGAAAGGATGTCGTGAACATCGCGGAGCAGATCCGCCTCCCGGGCTTCGTATCCCAGAACGGCGCAGGCCGAGACAAAGGCATTGAACACATGACGGGTGAGCGCCAGGTCGGCGATGGTGTCGGAATTCTTGTCGAATCCCGGCTGCAAACCGTACAGCTCCGGGGGAACGCTGGGGAAAATATGGTACCGGTCATCGCCCCATTGCGGTCCACGGGCTTCCGGGCGTTTCATGTAATCCACCATGAAAAGCACCGCTTCTTTCATCACCCCGAAAGCCCGGTCGCGGAGGAACATCCGATCCTGGGTGTATTGGTAGTGCCACCAGAGGCTTTGCACGGCCCAGGGGGTTTCGAATACTTCCCATCCCCAGGTCGGAAGGGGATAGGGCATTATGCTCATCTCCACAGGGTAGGCGGAATGAGGAAAAAATGCCCCGCGCAGGCCGTAATATTCCCGCGCCCACTTTTGGCTCACCGGCAGGAGGGTGCGTTCCACCATGTCCACATAAGGCAGATGAAGGTCGATATGATTGCTGGAAAAGGTCGCCCAGAACGGCTGCTGCGTGTTGTAGTTCATGTGGTAGTCGCCATGCCAGGCGGTTCCGATGCTGCGGTAGCTCCAGTTCGCGAACAGCCCCGGGCAGGTCACCCCCGGACGGAGGGCGCACCTGAGGAAATACAGGTTCCGGTACCACGCGCTCTCAAGAATCTCGTCCGACAGCGCCACCGCTGATTTATCCCAGTACTCACGCCAGGTATCACGGCTCTTTCCGTCTGCTTCCGCCCAGCTTTGCGGAGAGGGAGCAGGGATATCCGGGAGCGCGGTTCCGAGAGATGAGGATTTCCCGTGATCGAGCTGGATGCAGAGGGAGAAATCGGATGTGCTGTCGATCATTCCCCGAAGCGGTTTCGCCCCGCCGGGCTGGCCGGGGATCGGCCCCATGTCGGTGACATCCTCCCCGGTCTTCAGCACCGCATCACGGTCGAAAGCGGCGCTCACCCGGGCTGTCAGGCGGAAAGCCTGGTCGCGGGGATTTTCATTGTAGGGTTTCTTATCCGTTATCTCCTCGAACGGAAGAGTCTGGCGGAAGGAAAGGATTCCGCGCTCATCTTCCATTCCGGTCGTGTATTTTGGCATCTCACGGGGCGTTTCCGGGTCGGGAAGGACGGTGATATAGCGGAATGGAGACGCCATTGGCTTCCCGGAGCCATCCACCATTCTTGCCCGGAGACGGTCGGCGGTCATGTCGGTGAATATTTCAAGACGGGCGATACGGTTGTCGATGAGGAAATTCACCTCGCATACACCCGTGTCCAGATTGAGGCGGTGGCCCAAAAGCTCGGCCTCGCGACGGTCGAACCACAGCACCGCCGACCCGCAGGGAAACGGCCGGGGATAGGGTTTGGAATAGTTTTCCCGCAGAACTGCAAGGTACTGTTTATACCAGGGATCATCCTCAAGGTTTTTGAGAGTATCGGGTATGGCTTTGACCTTTTCGAATATTTCACGAAATGTACCTATTTTCTCACGGTTATTTTCGGCGAGCCGTATATCCCAGACATCATTGTGGCCGAAATAGAATACCACCGCGTCCGGACGGGTGCAAACCACCACTCCCAAACCTCCGTTTCCAAGGAGAGCTCCCTCGAAAAATCCGACTGCCGGGCGGTTGGCCGTAATGGGGTGTTTCTTCGCCTGTTCAACCGGATTGATTTTTGAGAGAGATATGAATTTCTCTGCCTGAGCGGAAGGTATTAA
Proteins encoded:
- a CDS encoding nucleotidyltransferase domain-containing protein, which gives rise to MNPSWAVTPQKVQTVIERIIEVSKPRKLILFGSYVQGTMNNDSDLDVLVVTGDEIENPRKESVRIRRALKGIGISLDILVISESMMDVLKDTPGLIYREILKKGEIVYESSR